A stretch of the Ananas comosus cultivar F153 linkage group 14, ASM154086v1, whole genome shotgun sequence genome encodes the following:
- the LOC109720749 gene encoding uncharacterized protein LOC109720749 isoform X5, translating to MLQKQYFEQRKRQQQTTGLENRTEIKNKRVHCHEEPRSLDILSLINLATLSHPNHDDDNNEQSLQQVDLHVSKLAPGMVLKKITIPYSNDQKQTDFEPGVLSSLEFPAAIGSQDTTVVHNSTDENADCRMRASSNKFASSNNDSKQKQQKEEIQSEVSLLDLLTDGESVNKSSGKSVPEAHVAFSVKGLGKVGTETPAHSPRPYQMIFLSPPKAQKCTKTKSTKSISFDAARGLNFLMDDISMTRDEGKLDRLENLSGILDEFDGARGTHFVDSHSLYSFKKLNNKFDDVEEDMYNSDHIFEGKWNSGIGSLDGNLLGKKSDGLWKMAPSHSEDYFSTSLYAKNSNVHDYSFKDHSFPKRTKAKAGKRVDISAPSSPSFITSTMEEDCDLMTFDWERSPASRERSNFDSILNPPVWSFKETSESQDSLSLLSEESCSSTAVREERSHKLQPQKVKLKENKTSHRDELQMSFNKKHDVKKFPTEKTYKNLSNKLKSGAAYCTKKSFGLEKIPEPECFTSFTENTDLRAASFCSYPTSFVGADTISTDCKLISPDELFNLSPDPKLYPTVDSTQKKLKSKSFIDYEPFSSTSRQDNVLRQRSGCVPFSFISGVSQKDIEMYDLSGKRNVGKIGKVNHEHFDKPENKVSVAEKFMNSPSCATAMDAGLKENLDEDEESKDETKEQSNGSEIRNCPEVANETLVEKADGPAQQTSFTNDEKENFDNICPARPQKSMSNFVKVLTGGESPFASEVSDKEQLKEKLGDDSKDGVSTGENSCDTQYQVMLESYVLRLLCVQKVLMEASDNNRKKNARGKREEASDAVVTK from the exons CACTTTCTCATCCTAATCATGATGATGATAACAATG AGCAGAGTTTGCAGCAAGTGGATCTCCATGTCTCAAAGCTTGCCCCAGGAATGGTGCTCAAGAAGATCACAATTCCATATTCTAATGATCAGAAGCAAACGG ATTTTGAACCAGGAGTTTTATCCTCACTTGA GTTTCCTGCAGCCATTGGTTCTCAAGACACAACAGTTGTTCATAATTCAACTGATGAAAATGCTGATTGTAGGATGCGAGCATCTTCAAATAAATTTGCTTCCTCAAATAACGACTCTAAACAGAAGCAACAGAAGGAAGAGATTCAAAGTG AGGTTTCTCTTCTTGATTTACTTACTGACGGTGAATCAGTAAATAAATCTAGTGGCAAATCAGTCCCTGAAGCTCACGTTGCATTTTCAGTAAAAG GTCTTGGTAAAGTGGGGACGGAAACACCTGCTCATTCACCAAGACCATATCAAAT GATTTTTCTTTCACCTCCAAAGGCCCAAAAGTGTACCAAAACCAAATCAACCAAATCTATATCATTTGATGCTGCCAGGGGACTG aatttCTTAATGGATGACATCAGCATGACTCGAGATGAAGGAAAATTGGATAGACTGGAGAACTTGAGTGGCATTTTAGATGAATTTGATGGTGCAAGAGGCACACACTTTGTGGATTCACATTCTCTCTATTCCTTCAAGAAACTTAACAATAAATTTGATGATGTGGAGGAAGACATGTACAACAGCGACCACATATTTGAAGGAAAATGGAATT CTGGGATAGGTTCCCTAGATGGCAATTTACTTGGTAAGAAGAGTGATGGATTATGGAAGATGGCGCCTTCACATTCGGAAGACTACTTTTCTACTTCATTGTATGCTAAAAATTCCAATGTTCATGACTATAGCTTCAAAGATCACTCCTTTCCTAAAAG GACTAAAGCAAAAGCTGGCAAAAGAGTTGACATTTCAG cgccatcttctccttctttcatTACTTCAACCATGGAAGAAGACTGCGACCTCATGACTTTTGACTGGGAGAG ATCTCCTGCATCTAGAGAAAGATCCAATTTTGACTCCATTCTCAATCCGCCTGTTTGGTCCTTCAAGGAAACAAGTGAATCACAAGATAGCCTTAGTTTGTTAAG CGAAGAGTCATGCTCATCTACTGCAG tgagagaagaaagaagcCATAAGTTACAACCACAGAAAGTAAAACTGAAAGAGAACAAGACAAGTCACAGGGATGAGCTCCAAATGAGCTTCAACAAGAAGCATGATGTAAAAAAGTTTCCTAcagaaaaaacatataaaaactTGTCAAACAAGCTGAAATCAGGAGCAGCTTATTGCACCAAAAAGTCTTTTGGCCTTGAGAAAATTCCAGAACCCGAGTGTTTTACCTCATTCACAGAAAATACGGATCTTCGTGCTGCTTCTTTTTGTTCCTATCCCACGAGTTTTGTTGGAGCTGATACAATATCCACAGATTGCAAATTGATTTCTCCAGACGAGCTCTTCAACTTGTCTCCTGATCCGAAGTTATATCCAACAGTTGATTCAACCCAAAAGAAACTTAAATCGAAGAGTTTTATTGATTATGAACCCTTCAGCAGTACCAGTAGACAGGATAATGTATTGAGACAAAGATCTGGTTGTGTACCATTCTCGTTTATTTCTGGAGTTTCTCAGAAAGATATCGAGATGTATGATTTATCAGGGAAAAGGAATGTTGGCAAGATTGGAAAAGTTAACCATGAACATTTTGATAAACCAGAAAACAAGGTTTCCGTGGCAGAGAAATTCATGAACTCACCAAGTTGTGCAACAGCAATGGATGCAGGTTTAAAGGAAAATTTGGATGAAGATGAGGAGTCAAAAGATGAAACTAAAGAACAATCTAATGGTTCAGAAATCAGAAATTGTCCTGAAGTAGCCAATGAAACATTAGTTGAAAAGGCTGATGGTCCGGCACAGCAAACAAGCTTTACTAATGATGAAAA AGAAAATTTTGATAACATTTGTCCAGCTCGACCTCAAAAGAGCATGAGTAATTTTGTCAAAGTTCTTACTGGTGGAGAATCTCCATTTGCATCCGAAGTTAGCGATAAAG AACAATTGAAAGAGAAGTTGGGAGATGATAGTAAGGATGGTGTGAGCACGGGAGAGAATAGCTGTGATACACAATATCAGGTTATGCTGGAAAGCTATGTTCTTCGGCTTCTTTGTGTCCAGAAGGTGCTTATGGAAGCATCAGACAACAATAGGAAAAAG AATGCTAGGGGAAAGAGGGAGGAAGCTTCTGACGCTGTAGtgacaaaataa
- the LOC109720749 gene encoding uncharacterized protein LOC109720749 isoform X6, translated as MMMITMSLQQVDLHVSKLAPGMVLKKITIPYSNDQKQTDFEPGVLSSLEFPAAIGSQDTTVVHNSTDENADCRMRASSNKFASSNNDSKQKQQKEEIQSEVSLLDLLTDGESVNKSSGKSVPEAHVAFSVKGLGKVGTETPAHSPRPYQMIFLSPPKAQKCTKTKSTKSISFDAARGLNFLMDDISMTRDEGKLDRLENLSGILDEFDGARGTHFVDSHSLYSFKKLNNKFDDVEEDMYNSDHIFEGKWNSGIGSLDGNLLGKKSDGLWKMAPSHSEDYFSTSLYAKNSNVHDYSFKDHSFPKRTKAKAGKRVDISAPSSPSFITSTMEEDCDLMTFDWERSPASRERSNFDSILNPPVWSFKETSESQDSLSLLSEESCSSTAVREERSHKLQPQKVKLKENKTSHRDELQMSFNKKHDVKKFPTEKTYKNLSNKLKSGAAYCTKKSFGLEKIPEPECFTSFTENTDLRAASFCSYPTSFVGADTISTDCKLISPDELFNLSPDPKLYPTVDSTQKKLKSKSFIDYEPFSSTSRQDNVLRQRSGCVPFSFISGVSQKDIEMYDLSGKRNVGKIGKVNHEHFDKPENKVSVAEKFMNSPSCATAMDAGLKENLDEDEESKDETKEQSNGSEIRNCPEVANETLVEKADGPAQQTSFTNDEKENFDNICPARPQKSMSNFVKVLTGGESPFASEVSDKEQLKEKLGDDSKDGVSTGENSCDTQYQVMLESYVLRLLCVQKVLMEASDNNRKKNARGKREEASDAVVTK; from the exons ATGATGATGATAACAATG AGTTTGCAGCAAGTGGATCTCCATGTCTCAAAGCTTGCCCCAGGAATGGTGCTCAAGAAGATCACAATTCCATATTCTAATGATCAGAAGCAAACGG ATTTTGAACCAGGAGTTTTATCCTCACTTGA GTTTCCTGCAGCCATTGGTTCTCAAGACACAACAGTTGTTCATAATTCAACTGATGAAAATGCTGATTGTAGGATGCGAGCATCTTCAAATAAATTTGCTTCCTCAAATAACGACTCTAAACAGAAGCAACAGAAGGAAGAGATTCAAAGTG AGGTTTCTCTTCTTGATTTACTTACTGACGGTGAATCAGTAAATAAATCTAGTGGCAAATCAGTCCCTGAAGCTCACGTTGCATTTTCAGTAAAAG GTCTTGGTAAAGTGGGGACGGAAACACCTGCTCATTCACCAAGACCATATCAAAT GATTTTTCTTTCACCTCCAAAGGCCCAAAAGTGTACCAAAACCAAATCAACCAAATCTATATCATTTGATGCTGCCAGGGGACTG aatttCTTAATGGATGACATCAGCATGACTCGAGATGAAGGAAAATTGGATAGACTGGAGAACTTGAGTGGCATTTTAGATGAATTTGATGGTGCAAGAGGCACACACTTTGTGGATTCACATTCTCTCTATTCCTTCAAGAAACTTAACAATAAATTTGATGATGTGGAGGAAGACATGTACAACAGCGACCACATATTTGAAGGAAAATGGAATT CTGGGATAGGTTCCCTAGATGGCAATTTACTTGGTAAGAAGAGTGATGGATTATGGAAGATGGCGCCTTCACATTCGGAAGACTACTTTTCTACTTCATTGTATGCTAAAAATTCCAATGTTCATGACTATAGCTTCAAAGATCACTCCTTTCCTAAAAG GACTAAAGCAAAAGCTGGCAAAAGAGTTGACATTTCAG cgccatcttctccttctttcatTACTTCAACCATGGAAGAAGACTGCGACCTCATGACTTTTGACTGGGAGAG ATCTCCTGCATCTAGAGAAAGATCCAATTTTGACTCCATTCTCAATCCGCCTGTTTGGTCCTTCAAGGAAACAAGTGAATCACAAGATAGCCTTAGTTTGTTAAG CGAAGAGTCATGCTCATCTACTGCAG tgagagaagaaagaagcCATAAGTTACAACCACAGAAAGTAAAACTGAAAGAGAACAAGACAAGTCACAGGGATGAGCTCCAAATGAGCTTCAACAAGAAGCATGATGTAAAAAAGTTTCCTAcagaaaaaacatataaaaactTGTCAAACAAGCTGAAATCAGGAGCAGCTTATTGCACCAAAAAGTCTTTTGGCCTTGAGAAAATTCCAGAACCCGAGTGTTTTACCTCATTCACAGAAAATACGGATCTTCGTGCTGCTTCTTTTTGTTCCTATCCCACGAGTTTTGTTGGAGCTGATACAATATCCACAGATTGCAAATTGATTTCTCCAGACGAGCTCTTCAACTTGTCTCCTGATCCGAAGTTATATCCAACAGTTGATTCAACCCAAAAGAAACTTAAATCGAAGAGTTTTATTGATTATGAACCCTTCAGCAGTACCAGTAGACAGGATAATGTATTGAGACAAAGATCTGGTTGTGTACCATTCTCGTTTATTTCTGGAGTTTCTCAGAAAGATATCGAGATGTATGATTTATCAGGGAAAAGGAATGTTGGCAAGATTGGAAAAGTTAACCATGAACATTTTGATAAACCAGAAAACAAGGTTTCCGTGGCAGAGAAATTCATGAACTCACCAAGTTGTGCAACAGCAATGGATGCAGGTTTAAAGGAAAATTTGGATGAAGATGAGGAGTCAAAAGATGAAACTAAAGAACAATCTAATGGTTCAGAAATCAGAAATTGTCCTGAAGTAGCCAATGAAACATTAGTTGAAAAGGCTGATGGTCCGGCACAGCAAACAAGCTTTACTAATGATGAAAA AGAAAATTTTGATAACATTTGTCCAGCTCGACCTCAAAAGAGCATGAGTAATTTTGTCAAAGTTCTTACTGGTGGAGAATCTCCATTTGCATCCGAAGTTAGCGATAAAG AACAATTGAAAGAGAAGTTGGGAGATGATAGTAAGGATGGTGTGAGCACGGGAGAGAATAGCTGTGATACACAATATCAGGTTATGCTGGAAAGCTATGTTCTTCGGCTTCTTTGTGTCCAGAAGGTGCTTATGGAAGCATCAGACAACAATAGGAAAAAG AATGCTAGGGGAAAGAGGGAGGAAGCTTCTGACGCTGTAGtgacaaaataa
- the LOC109720749 gene encoding uncharacterized protein LOC109720749 isoform X3, which produces MLQWMGGSRRKVNASRKSTHNRQKQYFEQRKRQQQTTGLENRTEIKNKRVHCHEEPRSLDILSLINLATLSHPNHDDDNNEQSLQQVDLHVSKLAPGMVLKKITIPYSNDQKQTDFEPGVLSSLEFPAAIGSQDTTVVHNSTDENADCRMRASSNKFASSNNDSKQKQQKEEIQSEVSLLDLLTDGESVNKSSGKSVPEAHVAFSVKGLGKVGTETPAHSPRPYQMIFLSPPKAQKCTKTKSTKSISFDAARGLNFLMDDISMTRDEGKLDRLENLSGILDEFDGARGTHFVDSHSLYSFKKLNNKFDDVEEDMYNSDHIFEGKWNSGIGSLDGNLLGKKSDGLWKMAPSHSEDYFSTSLYAKNSNVHDYSFKDHSFPKRTKAKAGKRVDISAPSSPSFITSTMEEDCDLMTFDWERERSNFDSILNPPVWSFKETSESQDSLSLLSEESCSSTAVREERSHKLQPQKVKLKENKTSHRDELQMSFNKKHDVKKFPTEKTYKNLSNKLKSGAAYCTKKSFGLEKIPEPECFTSFTENTDLRAASFCSYPTSFVGADTISTDCKLISPDELFNLSPDPKLYPTVDSTQKKLKSKSFIDYEPFSSTSRQDNVLRQRSGCVPFSFISGVSQKDIEMYDLSGKRNVGKIGKVNHEHFDKPENKVSVAEKFMNSPSCATAMDAGLKENLDEDEESKDETKEQSNGSEIRNCPEVANETLVEKADGPAQQTSFTNDEKENFDNICPARPQKSMSNFVKVLTGGESPFASEVSDKEQLKEKLGDDSKDGVSTGENSCDTQYQVMLESYVLRLLCVQKVLMEASDNNRKKNARGKREEASDAVVTK; this is translated from the exons CACTTTCTCATCCTAATCATGATGATGATAACAATG AGCAGAGTTTGCAGCAAGTGGATCTCCATGTCTCAAAGCTTGCCCCAGGAATGGTGCTCAAGAAGATCACAATTCCATATTCTAATGATCAGAAGCAAACGG ATTTTGAACCAGGAGTTTTATCCTCACTTGA GTTTCCTGCAGCCATTGGTTCTCAAGACACAACAGTTGTTCATAATTCAACTGATGAAAATGCTGATTGTAGGATGCGAGCATCTTCAAATAAATTTGCTTCCTCAAATAACGACTCTAAACAGAAGCAACAGAAGGAAGAGATTCAAAGTG AGGTTTCTCTTCTTGATTTACTTACTGACGGTGAATCAGTAAATAAATCTAGTGGCAAATCAGTCCCTGAAGCTCACGTTGCATTTTCAGTAAAAG GTCTTGGTAAAGTGGGGACGGAAACACCTGCTCATTCACCAAGACCATATCAAAT GATTTTTCTTTCACCTCCAAAGGCCCAAAAGTGTACCAAAACCAAATCAACCAAATCTATATCATTTGATGCTGCCAGGGGACTG aatttCTTAATGGATGACATCAGCATGACTCGAGATGAAGGAAAATTGGATAGACTGGAGAACTTGAGTGGCATTTTAGATGAATTTGATGGTGCAAGAGGCACACACTTTGTGGATTCACATTCTCTCTATTCCTTCAAGAAACTTAACAATAAATTTGATGATGTGGAGGAAGACATGTACAACAGCGACCACATATTTGAAGGAAAATGGAATT CTGGGATAGGTTCCCTAGATGGCAATTTACTTGGTAAGAAGAGTGATGGATTATGGAAGATGGCGCCTTCACATTCGGAAGACTACTTTTCTACTTCATTGTATGCTAAAAATTCCAATGTTCATGACTATAGCTTCAAAGATCACTCCTTTCCTAAAAG GACTAAAGCAAAAGCTGGCAAAAGAGTTGACATTTCAG cgccatcttctccttctttcatTACTTCAACCATGGAAGAAGACTGCGACCTCATGACTTTTGACTGGGAGAG AGAAAGATCCAATTTTGACTCCATTCTCAATCCGCCTGTTTGGTCCTTCAAGGAAACAAGTGAATCACAAGATAGCCTTAGTTTGTTAAG CGAAGAGTCATGCTCATCTACTGCAG tgagagaagaaagaagcCATAAGTTACAACCACAGAAAGTAAAACTGAAAGAGAACAAGACAAGTCACAGGGATGAGCTCCAAATGAGCTTCAACAAGAAGCATGATGTAAAAAAGTTTCCTAcagaaaaaacatataaaaactTGTCAAACAAGCTGAAATCAGGAGCAGCTTATTGCACCAAAAAGTCTTTTGGCCTTGAGAAAATTCCAGAACCCGAGTGTTTTACCTCATTCACAGAAAATACGGATCTTCGTGCTGCTTCTTTTTGTTCCTATCCCACGAGTTTTGTTGGAGCTGATACAATATCCACAGATTGCAAATTGATTTCTCCAGACGAGCTCTTCAACTTGTCTCCTGATCCGAAGTTATATCCAACAGTTGATTCAACCCAAAAGAAACTTAAATCGAAGAGTTTTATTGATTATGAACCCTTCAGCAGTACCAGTAGACAGGATAATGTATTGAGACAAAGATCTGGTTGTGTACCATTCTCGTTTATTTCTGGAGTTTCTCAGAAAGATATCGAGATGTATGATTTATCAGGGAAAAGGAATGTTGGCAAGATTGGAAAAGTTAACCATGAACATTTTGATAAACCAGAAAACAAGGTTTCCGTGGCAGAGAAATTCATGAACTCACCAAGTTGTGCAACAGCAATGGATGCAGGTTTAAAGGAAAATTTGGATGAAGATGAGGAGTCAAAAGATGAAACTAAAGAACAATCTAATGGTTCAGAAATCAGAAATTGTCCTGAAGTAGCCAATGAAACATTAGTTGAAAAGGCTGATGGTCCGGCACAGCAAACAAGCTTTACTAATGATGAAAA AGAAAATTTTGATAACATTTGTCCAGCTCGACCTCAAAAGAGCATGAGTAATTTTGTCAAAGTTCTTACTGGTGGAGAATCTCCATTTGCATCCGAAGTTAGCGATAAAG AACAATTGAAAGAGAAGTTGGGAGATGATAGTAAGGATGGTGTGAGCACGGGAGAGAATAGCTGTGATACACAATATCAGGTTATGCTGGAAAGCTATGTTCTTCGGCTTCTTTGTGTCCAGAAGGTGCTTATGGAAGCATCAGACAACAATAGGAAAAAG AATGCTAGGGGAAAGAGGGAGGAAGCTTCTGACGCTGTAGtgacaaaataa